One genomic segment of Gemmatimonas aurantiaca includes these proteins:
- a CDS encoding acyl-CoA dehydrogenase C-terminal domain-containing protein yields the protein MPAYKAPLDEIRFLLHDVHDIGQLAQLPGYEDATPEMIDEVLAGGATFCEDVLFPINQSGDAEGVHFEHGAVRTPSGFREAYTRYAADGWTAVSADANYGGQGLPEMVRFVMEEMLCSANLSFSMYPGLSHGAVSALMSHGSEELKQRFLPRLIDGSWGGTMCLTEAQAGTDLGIITTKAVPAEDGTYRITGQKIFISAGEHDLTENIVHLVLAKLPDAPGGTKGISLFLVPKFIPTADGGLGARNGVTCGSVEHKMGIKASATCVLDFDNATGWMVGEPHKGMRAMFVMMNGARLAVGLQGLGLSEVAYQNALAYAKERLQGRALTGPTNPAGPADPILVHPDVRKGLLRIKALNEGMRSLAYAVGIRIDLEHRHADAAVREEAEDMVALMTPVIKAFLTDKGFDNTNIALQTLGGHGYIREYGVEQYVRDARIAQIYEGTNAVQALDLVGRKLPMEGGRLVRRFFEIVKREIDAAAAVDGLEDHAKALGASLYQLQKATMLLAERGFANPDEVGAAATEYLHLMGYVAVGWQWLRIATVADEKLAAGTGDRRFLEAKQKTARFYFMRLLPETATLLAAIQSGSGPIMAMDATDF from the coding sequence ATGCCCGCATACAAGGCTCCACTCGACGAGATCCGTTTTCTGCTGCACGACGTCCACGATATCGGCCAGCTCGCGCAGTTGCCGGGATACGAGGACGCCACGCCGGAGATGATCGACGAGGTGCTGGCCGGCGGTGCCACGTTCTGCGAGGACGTGCTCTTTCCGATCAATCAGAGCGGGGACGCCGAAGGCGTGCACTTCGAGCACGGCGCCGTACGCACACCGTCGGGCTTCAGGGAGGCCTACACCCGGTATGCCGCCGATGGCTGGACTGCCGTGTCGGCCGACGCCAACTACGGCGGGCAGGGGCTGCCGGAAATGGTGCGTTTCGTGATGGAGGAGATGCTCTGTTCGGCCAATCTCTCCTTCAGCATGTATCCCGGCCTCTCCCATGGAGCGGTCAGCGCGCTCATGAGCCATGGGTCGGAAGAACTCAAGCAGCGCTTCCTGCCCAGACTCATCGACGGCTCGTGGGGCGGCACCATGTGTCTCACCGAGGCGCAGGCGGGCACCGATCTGGGCATCATCACCACCAAAGCGGTTCCTGCCGAGGATGGTACGTATCGCATCACCGGTCAGAAGATTTTCATTTCGGCGGGTGAGCACGATCTCACCGAGAACATCGTGCATCTGGTGCTGGCCAAACTGCCCGATGCTCCGGGTGGCACCAAGGGCATCTCGCTCTTCCTGGTGCCCAAGTTCATCCCCACCGCCGATGGGGGCCTCGGGGCGCGCAATGGCGTGACGTGTGGCAGTGTCGAGCACAAGATGGGGATCAAGGCATCGGCCACCTGTGTGCTCGATTTCGACAACGCCACGGGCTGGATGGTGGGTGAGCCGCACAAGGGCATGCGGGCGATGTTCGTCATGATGAATGGCGCGCGTCTGGCCGTGGGCCTGCAGGGGCTGGGACTGTCCGAAGTCGCGTACCAGAACGCACTGGCCTATGCCAAGGAGCGTCTGCAGGGACGCGCGCTCACGGGCCCCACGAACCCGGCTGGTCCGGCCGATCCCATTCTCGTGCACCCCGACGTGCGCAAGGGACTGCTGCGCATCAAGGCGCTCAACGAAGGGATGCGCTCGCTGGCGTACGCCGTGGGCATCCGCATCGATCTCGAACACCGGCATGCCGATGCCGCGGTGAGAGAGGAGGCCGAGGACATGGTGGCGCTCATGACGCCGGTCATCAAAGCCTTCCTCACCGACAAGGGTTTCGACAACACGAACATCGCGCTGCAGACACTCGGTGGTCACGGATACATCCGGGAGTACGGTGTCGAGCAATACGTGCGTGACGCGCGCATCGCGCAGATCTACGAGGGCACCAATGCCGTGCAGGCGCTCGACCTGGTGGGGCGCAAGTTGCCGATGGAGGGAGGGCGCCTGGTGCGGCGGTTCTTCGAGATCGTCAAGCGCGAGATCGATGCGGCCGCGGCGGTGGATGGGCTCGAGGATCATGCGAAGGCCCTGGGCGCGAGTCTGTATCAACTGCAGAAGGCCACGATGCTGCTGGCCGAGCGCGGGTTTGCCAACCCGGATGAAGTGGGGGCGGCGGCCACCGAGTATCTGCATCTGATGGGATACGTGGCGGTGGGTTGGCAGTGGCTGCGCATCGCCACGGTCGCGGACGAGAAGCTGGCCGCGGGCACCGGAGACCGCCGGTTCCTGGAAGCCAAGCAGAAGACGGCGCGTTTCTACTTCATGCGCCTGTTGCCCGAGACCGCGACGTTGCTGGCGGCCATCCAGTCGGGGTCGGGGCCGATCATGGCCATGGACGCGACCGACTTCTGA
- the sppA gene encoding signal peptide peptidase SppA, with amino-acid sequence MKQFFTALAANLVTIAVCVVALILLVLGVAASAGSRGAVEVRPGSILVVDLDQPLADQASRTDPPGLFDEALSAGVTALPLRSATLAIRAAADDDRISGILLRGTVASDGVRSGYAALRELRGALQDFKASKKPVHAYLVTPDVSTYYVASAADSITLDPFGSLLFPGMASEQVFLSGLFEKYGIGVQVSRVGRFKAAVEPLTRRDMSPENRLQVAGYLGDLWSEVKRGVADSRSVDTLTLQQQADAQGIILPPDAQAARLVDRVGYFDTVLDDLQRIANEANTASGNAVSSRDSARTAELATLLDRPALPQIALAQYAPLAVTKARLLGASQVVAVVYAQGDIVDGEGTEGQIGGDALARELRRLRTDARVKAVVLRVNSPGGSVIASERIQRELTLINAKKPVVVSMGSLAASGGYWISTASRQIFAQPNTITGSIGVFAIVPNVKGLANSHGVTFDTVKTGRYADVFTITRPRTDAELAVIQRGTDVVYDAFIDRVAEARGLSTDSVRAIAEGRVWSGARALRLGLVDSLGGLDDALRTAARLAAITGDYDVREYPRVKSATERITELLEGGPTPVAARASAPRTSEAVTRVTGQSAAGALARDVVRELSLLSSYNDPRGLYARLPFILRIR; translated from the coding sequence ATGAAGCAGTTCTTCACGGCGCTCGCCGCCAATCTCGTGACGATCGCCGTGTGTGTGGTCGCCCTCATCCTCCTCGTGCTGGGCGTGGCCGCATCGGCCGGCTCGCGGGGAGCGGTGGAGGTGCGTCCGGGGTCGATTCTCGTGGTCGATCTCGATCAGCCGCTCGCCGATCAGGCATCGCGCACCGATCCGCCGGGACTGTTCGACGAGGCGCTTTCCGCCGGTGTGACCGCGCTGCCGCTGCGATCGGCCACGCTGGCCATTCGCGCCGCCGCCGACGACGACCGCATCAGCGGCATCCTGTTGCGCGGCACCGTGGCGAGTGATGGAGTGCGTTCGGGCTACGCCGCGCTGCGCGAACTCCGTGGCGCGCTGCAGGACTTCAAGGCTTCGAAAAAGCCGGTGCACGCCTACCTCGTCACGCCGGACGTCTCCACGTACTACGTGGCCTCCGCAGCCGATTCCATCACGCTTGATCCGTTCGGCTCTCTGCTGTTTCCGGGCATGGCCTCCGAACAGGTGTTTCTCTCGGGGCTGTTCGAGAAATACGGCATCGGCGTGCAGGTCAGCCGGGTGGGCCGTTTCAAGGCCGCGGTGGAGCCGCTCACGCGACGTGACATGAGTCCGGAGAACCGGCTGCAAGTGGCGGGCTATCTGGGGGATCTCTGGAGCGAAGTGAAACGCGGGGTGGCGGACAGCCGCTCCGTGGACACGCTCACGCTGCAGCAGCAGGCCGATGCGCAGGGCATCATCCTACCCCCCGATGCGCAGGCTGCCCGTCTGGTGGACCGGGTGGGCTATTTCGATACGGTGCTCGACGATCTGCAGCGCATCGCGAACGAAGCCAATACGGCCTCGGGCAACGCGGTCAGTTCGCGGGACAGTGCCCGCACCGCCGAACTCGCGACGCTGCTGGACCGTCCCGCATTGCCGCAGATCGCGCTTGCCCAATACGCCCCGCTCGCCGTCACCAAGGCGCGACTGCTCGGCGCCAGCCAGGTGGTGGCCGTGGTGTATGCCCAGGGTGACATCGTGGACGGCGAAGGCACCGAAGGACAGATCGGGGGCGACGCGCTGGCGCGTGAACTGCGGCGCTTGCGCACCGATGCCCGGGTGAAAGCCGTCGTCCTGCGCGTGAACAGCCCCGGTGGCAGCGTGATCGCGTCGGAACGCATTCAACGTGAACTCACGCTCATCAACGCGAAGAAGCCCGTGGTCGTGTCGATGGGATCGCTGGCGGCGAGCGGGGGTTACTGGATCAGCACGGCCTCGCGTCAGATCTTCGCGCAACCCAACACCATCACCGGTTCCATCGGCGTGTTCGCCATCGTGCCGAACGTGAAGGGCCTCGCCAACAGCCACGGCGTGACCTTCGACACGGTGAAGACCGGCCGCTACGCCGATGTGTTCACGATCACGCGGCCGCGCACCGACGCCGAGCTGGCGGTGATCCAGCGTGGCACCGATGTCGTGTACGATGCCTTCATCGATCGGGTCGCCGAGGCCCGCGGACTGTCCACCGACTCCGTGCGCGCGATCGCGGAAGGCCGGGTGTGGTCGGGCGCACGGGCGCTGCGACTGGGGCTCGTCGACTCCCTCGGTGGACTGGACGATGCGTTGCGCACGGCGGCCCGTCTCGCGGCCATCACCGGTGACTATGATGTGCGGGAGTATCCGCGCGTGAAATCCGCCACCGAGCGCATCACCGAACTGCTCGAGGGCGGACCGACGCCGGTGGCCGCACGCGCCTCGGCCCCCCGCACATCCGAGGCCGTGACCAGGGTCACCGGTCAGAGCGCCGCGGGCGCACTGGCCCGCGATGTGGTGCGTGAGTTGTCGTTACTGTCGTCGTACAACGATCCGCGCGGACTCTACGCGCGACTGCCGTTCATCCTCCGTATCCGGTGA
- a CDS encoding GGDEF domain-containing protein, with protein MAQSSMSPEGHLGLVLDALGGVLTALSRYPIDLPDRPGEESARQIGLWHRHATLGYALQEGSGQGSVGIQDRDWDGVVRAVTEQRRDEHRYVDASINELREALWACVETVHNAVKVDHTADHATDEQMERAKNALKRMQTGSIKQEVLGAVLAIESALQTRREQQQEQYVSLATRLDRLGRQLEEARRESTTDPLTGLGNRKLFDMMAPRAVQMFSLGRQPVVLLMIDLDKLKLVNDMYGHQAGDMAIQTLANALGRVFLRQSDVLCRFGGDEFAAILHNTDWKMAQTLARRLQEQVAAMPAPHPAMEFSIGASVGVAQLDMHEEVDEWLARADKALYKAKQNGRDRVCVAETLLLKSA; from the coding sequence GTGGCGCAATCATCCATGTCGCCGGAAGGTCATCTGGGCCTCGTCCTCGATGCCCTGGGTGGCGTCCTGACGGCGCTCTCGCGCTATCCCATAGACCTGCCGGACCGTCCCGGCGAGGAAAGCGCACGGCAGATTGGTTTGTGGCATCGGCATGCCACGCTCGGCTACGCGCTGCAGGAGGGCAGTGGCCAGGGATCCGTGGGCATCCAGGATCGCGACTGGGACGGTGTGGTCCGCGCCGTCACCGAACAGCGCCGCGACGAGCATCGGTATGTGGATGCGTCCATCAATGAACTGCGCGAAGCGCTCTGGGCCTGCGTCGAAACGGTGCACAATGCGGTGAAGGTGGACCACACCGCCGACCATGCGACCGACGAGCAGATGGAGCGCGCCAAGAATGCGCTCAAGCGCATGCAGACGGGTTCGATCAAGCAGGAAGTGCTCGGCGCCGTGCTGGCCATCGAATCGGCGCTGCAGACGCGTCGTGAGCAGCAGCAGGAGCAGTATGTGTCGCTGGCCACGCGTCTCGACCGGCTTGGCCGTCAGCTCGAGGAAGCGCGCCGGGAGAGCACGACGGATCCGCTCACGGGACTCGGCAACCGCAAGCTGTTCGACATGATGGCGCCGCGGGCCGTGCAGATGTTCTCGCTGGGCCGTCAGCCCGTGGTGCTGCTCATGATCGATCTGGACAAGCTGAAGCTCGTCAACGACATGTACGGGCATCAGGCCGGCGACATGGCCATCCAGACGCTCGCCAACGCGCTGGGGCGGGTGTTCCTCCGGCAGTCGGACGTGCTGTGCCGTTTTGGTGGCGACGAGTTCGCGGCGATCCTGCACAACACCGACTGGAAGATGGCCCAGACACTGGCGCGTCGTCTGCAGGAGCAGGTGGCGGCTATGCCCGCACCGCATCCGGCAATGGAGTTCTCCATCGGTGCGTCGGTGGGCGTCGCGCAACTCGACATGCACGAAGAAGTCGACGAGTGGCTGGCGCGCGCGGACAAGGCACTCTACAAGGCCAAGCAGAATGGCCGGGACCGAGTGTGTGTGGCAGAGACGCTGCTGCTCAAGTCGGCATGA
- a CDS encoding heavy metal translocating P-type ATPase translates to MTLAFLVAGALTPLVTPAGSWRQQVWLTGLLVTGAPVAWRTLRGMLRGNFAADVVAMLAIVGAVLLQEPLAGLVVVLMQTGGEALDAYAVARASDAVEALEADAPRMAHRVEGERITDIAAEDIAPDDMLLIRPGELVPADGVVIDGHSHVDTSRLTGEPMPRRVSMGATLQSGSINQEGALRLRAVRRAQESQYARIVDLVRRAQASKSPLQRTADRWAIWFTPLTLVLCGLAWLMAHDWTRVLAVLVVATPCPLILAAPVAIIGGINRAARRGIIVRTGQALEGLARVNTVVFDKTGTLTTGMPHVATMAVAPLTDATQALARIAAIEQGSGHLLARVLVNEAEARGVPVLAATALTETPGRGVEGDVAGVTVAVGSASYVRDRFAHRPDVQSAMQTLDDGSESLRAWALMSDGVAARFDFAETLRPDLSSMFRKLADLGLGAPHLLSGDNTANVQRIAHATGITSCAGDLSAEDKAHRVAALEASGQRVLMVGDGTNDAPALSAATVGVALAGHGGGVVAEAADVVLLVDDPQCIPEAVHIGRRSLAIARQSIAVGLGLSLIGMGFAAAGQLSPVAGAVTQEIIDVAVILNALRAAGPGRGDRGRRRVFGGAPAGRDTSRMNSRIPAG, encoded by the coding sequence GTGACACTCGCATTTCTCGTGGCGGGAGCACTCACCCCTCTCGTCACACCGGCCGGGTCCTGGCGTCAGCAGGTCTGGTTGACCGGTCTGCTGGTGACCGGTGCGCCGGTGGCGTGGAGAACACTGCGCGGGATGTTGCGTGGCAATTTTGCCGCCGACGTGGTGGCCATGCTGGCCATCGTGGGAGCCGTGTTGTTGCAGGAGCCGCTCGCGGGACTCGTGGTCGTCCTCATGCAGACCGGCGGGGAGGCGCTCGACGCCTATGCGGTGGCCCGTGCGTCTGACGCCGTGGAGGCGCTGGAAGCCGACGCTCCGCGCATGGCACATCGTGTGGAAGGCGAACGGATCACCGACATCGCCGCCGAGGACATCGCACCGGATGACATGCTGCTGATCCGTCCCGGCGAACTCGTTCCCGCCGACGGTGTCGTGATCGATGGACATTCTCATGTGGACACCTCGCGGCTGACCGGTGAACCGATGCCCAGACGGGTATCGATGGGTGCGACGCTGCAATCGGGCAGCATCAATCAGGAAGGGGCGCTGCGATTGCGTGCGGTCCGGCGTGCACAGGAAAGTCAGTATGCGCGCATCGTCGATCTGGTACGGCGCGCGCAGGCCTCCAAGAGTCCACTGCAACGCACGGCCGATCGATGGGCCATCTGGTTCACCCCATTGACGTTGGTGCTGTGCGGCCTGGCCTGGCTGATGGCGCATGACTGGACGCGCGTGCTGGCGGTGCTGGTGGTGGCGACCCCCTGCCCGCTCATTCTGGCCGCGCCCGTGGCCATCATCGGCGGCATCAATCGCGCGGCCCGCCGTGGCATCATCGTCCGCACCGGCCAGGCTCTCGAAGGGCTGGCACGCGTGAACACGGTGGTGTTCGACAAAACGGGCACGCTCACCACGGGTATGCCGCACGTCGCGACCATGGCGGTTGCTCCGCTCACCGACGCCACACAGGCGCTGGCCCGTATCGCCGCCATCGAGCAGGGCTCCGGTCATCTGCTGGCCCGCGTACTGGTGAATGAAGCCGAAGCACGCGGTGTGCCGGTACTCGCCGCCACGGCGCTCACCGAAACCCCCGGTCGTGGAGTGGAGGGTGACGTGGCAGGTGTCACCGTGGCCGTGGGATCCGCCAGCTACGTGCGGGATCGTTTTGCCCATCGTCCCGACGTGCAGTCCGCAATGCAGACACTGGACGATGGATCGGAAAGTCTGCGCGCCTGGGCGCTCATGAGCGACGGCGTCGCGGCCCGCTTCGATTTTGCCGAAACGCTGCGGCCGGATCTGTCATCGATGTTCCGCAAGCTGGCGGATCTCGGTCTGGGCGCGCCGCACCTGCTGAGTGGCGACAATACCGCCAACGTGCAGCGCATTGCCCACGCCACCGGCATCACGAGTTGCGCCGGCGATCTCTCAGCCGAGGACAAGGCACATCGTGTTGCCGCCCTGGAAGCGTCAGGCCAACGTGTGCTGATGGTGGGCGATGGCACCAACGATGCCCCCGCGTTGTCCGCGGCCACGGTGGGTGTGGCCCTCGCCGGTCACGGCGGTGGTGTGGTGGCCGAAGCCGCGGATGTGGTCTTGCTGGTGGACGATCCGCAGTGCATTCCGGAGGCGGTGCACATCGGCCGGCGTTCGCTGGCCATAGCGCGTCAATCGATCGCCGTGGGACTCGGCCTCTCGTTGATCGGTATGGGCTTCGCCGCAGCCGGACAGCTCTCACCGGTTGCCGGTGCGGTCACGCAGGAAATCATCGATGTGGCGGTGATTCTCAACGCGCTGCGGGCGGCGGGACCGGGGCGCGGGGATCGGGGCAGGCGGCGAGTGTTTGGGGGCGCCCCTGCGGGGCGCGATACCAGCAGGATGAACAGCCGGATACCAGCAGGATGA